The DNA region cccagcccctcttccctcagacccaggagtccaggcccccccaggccctcctccctcagacccaggagtccaggcccccagcccctcttccctcagaCCCCGGAGTCCAGGCCCCcccggcccctcctccctcagacccagaagtccaggcccccagcccctcctccctcagacccaggagtctaACCccacaggcccctccctcaggctCAAGGCTTTGTCCCCTTCCCTGGCACAGGTGGCCAGGCTGCTGGAGGTACCCGCTGTGCTGACAGAGCAGTACCCAGAAGGCCTGGGCCCCACCGTGCCTGAGCTGGGGGCTGAAGGCCTGCAGCCGCTGGCCAAAACCTGCTTCAGCATGGTGCCTGCGGTGCAACGGGAGCTGGACACCCGGCCGCAGCTGCGTTCTGTACTCCTCTGCGGCATTGAGACACAGGCCTGCATCCTGGTGAGACCCACAACTAAGTACATCTTCCCTGGCCCAGAACCCTCTGTCCTGGCAGGACCCCATTCCTGACCTGGGACCTTCATCCTCACTCAGGAC from Ailuropoda melanoleuca isolate Jingjing unplaced genomic scaffold, ASM200744v2 unplaced-scaffold72535, whole genome shotgun sequence includes:
- the ISOC2 gene encoding isochorismatase domain-containing protein 2; its protein translation is TQESNPTGPSLRLKALSPSLAQVARLLEVPAVLTEQYPEGLGPTVPELGAEGLQPLAKTCFSMVPAVQRELDTRPQLRSVLLCGIETQACILNTTLDLLDRGLQVHVVVDACSSRSQVDRLVALARMRQSGAFLSTSEGLILQLVGDAAHPQFKEIQKVIKEPAPDSGLLGLFQGQNPLFR